The DNA segment CAGCGAGCGGGACTCGTGACAGTTCAGACAGATCTCGTCCGCTCCACACTGTTCCGCAATGCTGCCGGCGGACGTGCGGGTTTGAATTTTCTGCTTGTGCCCTTCGTCCAGCATGTCCAGCTTCGTGCCGATCACCAGTATTGGGATCTGAGAAAGTTTAAACTAATCAATCGTTTAAGTCGCCCTTCGAATGGTGGAGAACGTGCCATCCGCTCCGACCCCATACCTGCGTCGAGCCGAGAAACTGTTCCGGATCCATATCGATCGCGTCGCCGCCCTTGAGCGCATCCTTGCCATCCTTGTTCAGTATTTCCGCCAGCCATCGTTGCAGATTTTCCTGGCTCTTGCGGTTGGTCAGATCGTGCACGAGGATGATGCCGTGCGTGGGGTTGTAAAAGACGCCGCGCGTGTTTTTGTGGCTGATCGAGCCGCCAACGTCCCACAGCTCGACGAAGAACGTGTTCTGGGCGGGCGTACCTTCTCTGTACTCGTGCAGCTTCACCTCCACCGAGCAACCGACCGTCCAGCCGGGCGATGTGAGCGGCTCATTGTTGGCGATCAGATGCGTGAGCGACGTTTTGCCAACTCCTGGGAGAGGAAAAGTAAATCGCACAAAGTGGGAAATTAGTTAATTGCAATTAAATTCACATCTTTTTAGCATAgcaaataagcaaaacaaaaacatattgCGTTCATTTCGCGTTCGCATATTTTCGTACGCCCGCAGCGCACAGCTGTCAAAGtacaataacaaaaaccaGTGATGCTAGACAAAACCGGTAATTCGTAGCaaccagcggcagcagcaacagcaacagcaacaaaaacacacatctctcactctcgctcgCGGCGGCTGGCAGCACTGCCACCATCGAAATGCCAATTTTCAATATGGCGCACCGTGCCGCGGCACGGCCCCAGTTCGGCTAGCGAGAAAGTGCGCTTTTGTTCCCGGTTGCACGCTGCCGCCGGTCACCAGACACGCTACAATAGACGCGCAATGTAACCCGTTACCGGAATCGCCCACTACCAGCACGCGAACTTTGTCGATAGCCGCCATACAGTGAAGTGAAAAAACGTGCCTGCACCGAACCTGGCCTTCGTGAAAACGCACAGCAAACTGAGCTGGGCAGCACACACAGTCATCGGGACGCGCTATATAGCCCTCCGCGTGCTTGACAGGTGcgttcgagtgtgtgtgcgtgtggacgGGTTTGGCTGCGGTGATTGGTATTGGTGGTGTATTGTTTGAGCGGTGCAAAAGAGAACGGAACAGTGCGAGCGAAAGGAAGAGAGCATGCGTGAAAAAGATAGCAATTTGAGagaaaccgtttgtttacattctgATGCGATGCTGCTGTTaattttgttgtaattttttaacggaaataattcatttttaaaaattgcaATTTGGTTGAGTTCTTTGTATTCTGtcatttgaattattttgaatattacaaaaatgtctaaaagtacaaaaaataagtacaaattaaaaatgagcAGATTTAGCGTCTTTCTTCAAAAGCGCATTTTTCACATGTTTGCcctttaattcaattaactaatgtttaaacacattttaagcAGCATTTTTTACCTCATTTTATAGGTTCATCATAcgccaaaaaaaaccaacaataaaaatagcaaaaaatggGTGACCAACGGTACGTGACGGAGATACCGAGCAGCCTGAAACAGCTGGCCCGGTTCGTGGTCCGCGGGTTCTACACGATCGAGGACGCGCTCGTCGTCGATATGCTGGTGCGGAATCCCTGCATGAAGGAGGACGACATCTGCGAGCTGCTCAAGTTCGAGCGCAAGATGCTGCGCGCCCGGATAGCGATACTACGCAATGACAAATTTCTCCAGGTGCGGCTCAAGATGGAAACCGGGCCGGACGGGAAGGCGCAGAAGGTGAACTACTACTTCATCAACTACAAAACGTTCGTGAACGTGGTCAAGTACAAGCTGGACCATATGCGCAAGCGGATGGAGACGGAGGAGCGGGACGCGACGAGCCGGGCGAGCTTCAAGTGCTCCAACTGCAAAAAGACGTTCACCGATCTCGAGGCGGACCAGCTGTTCGACTTCGCGACGAGCGAGTTCCGCTGCACGTACTGTGGCAACACGGTGGACGAGGACAGTTCCGCGCTGCCGAAGAAAGACTCAAGACTGCTACTAGCCAAGTTTAACGAGCAGCTGCAGCCGCTGTACGATCTGCTGCGGCAGGTCGAGGGTATTAAGCTGGCGCCCGAAATACTAGAACCAGAACCAGTAGATATAGACACCATACGGGGGTACGTTAAGCAATCCAGCAAAACTGTTAACTGCACAGTAAAattcattgttttttcttcttttttgtcgcAGGATTGCCAAACCCTCCACCAAAGCACCGACAGAGCAATGGTCCGGCGAAGCCACCCGGTCCAGCGGGTTTGTCGTGGAGGAGACGCGGGTAGACATTACGATCGGGGATAGCGATACGATCGACACGGCGACGCAGCGCAAGGACCGGCCAGTCTGGATGACCGAATCGACCGTCATCTCGAACGACATGGACGACAACTCGGTCGACGCAATACTGGAGAAGGCCGCCTTTACCTCAACGCAGCCGCCCTCGGGTGGCGGTTCGGGCGCGGCAGGTACGAACAGCAGCACCGCCACGAACGTGATATCGAGCCGCAGCCGGAAGGATGCGGACGACATTATGTCGGTGCTGTTGCAGCACGAAAAGCAGAGCGCGAGCAGTGCGGCGAACGAGGCGGTGCGCGGTCTCGGCCAGAGCAACGACGGCGGTAACTCGAGTGATACGAGCGACGACGACCGGGACATCGAGAGTGCGGAGATACCGAGCGTGGAGATCATGGACTCGGCGTCCGACGATGACATGCCGACGGTAACGGTCGCCGGCAAGCCATACCCGCTGGATGAGATCAATGACACGCTGATAGCGGACATGACGCCGCAGGAAAAGGAAACCTACATCCAGGTGTACCAGGACCATTTCAGTCATATttacgattaaaaaaaaaacaattagaaTCATCAGagaaataaatgttaaatttgGAGCTAAGCGTGGGAAGAACAATCTCGCGCCACAAATTATTTGCTCGTTTTCTGCTCCATTTCCCGCCAGTTGGATGGCGCTCGTTGGTTTGCCT comes from the Anopheles coluzzii chromosome 2, AcolN3, whole genome shotgun sequence genome and includes:
- the LOC120948125 gene encoding rab-like protein 3 isoform X1, which gives rise to MAAIDKVRVLVVGDSGVGKTSLTHLIANNEPLTSPGWTVGCSVEVKLHEYREGTPAQNTFFVELWDVGGSISHKNTRGVFYNPTHGIILVHDLTNRKSQENLQRWLAEILNKDGKDALKGGDAIDMDPEQFLGSTQFKLSQIPILVIGTKLDMLDEGHKQKIQTRTSAGSIAEQCGADEICLNCHESRSLAAGTTDAVKLARFFDKVIERKYHSRDTGRKYATSYSSAMAGPFGSFPLAQQTAGQQSSTFSYLNANPVTESLS
- the LOC120948125 gene encoding rab-like protein 3 isoform X2; translation: MAAIDKVRVLVVGDSGVGKTSLTHLIANNEPLTSPGWTVGCSVEVKLHEYREGTPAQNTFFVELWDVGGSISHKNTRGVFYNPTHGIILVHDLTNRKSQENLQRWLAEILNKDGKDALKGGDAIDMDPEQFLGSTQIPILVIGTKLDMLDEGHKQKIQTRTSAGSIAEQCGADEICLNCHESRSLAAGTTDAVKLARFFDKVIERKYHSRDTGRKYATSYSSAMAGPFGSFPLAQQTAGQQSSTFSYLNANPVTESLS
- the LOC120948123 gene encoding general transcription factor IIE subunit 1, with protein sequence MGDQRYVTEIPSSLKQLARFVVRGFYTIEDALVVDMLVRNPCMKEDDICELLKFERKMLRARIAILRNDKFLQVRLKMETGPDGKAQKVNYYFINYKTFVNVVKYKLDHMRKRMETEERDATSRASFKCSNCKKTFTDLEADQLFDFATSEFRCTYCGNTVDEDSSALPKKDSRLLLAKFNEQLQPLYDLLRQVEGIKLAPEILEPEPVDIDTIRGIAKPSTKAPTEQWSGEATRSSGFVVEETRVDITIGDSDTIDTATQRKDRPVWMTESTVISNDMDDNSVDAILEKAAFTSTQPPSGGGSGAAGTNSSTATNVISSRSRKDADDIMSVLLQHEKQSASSAANEAVRGLGQSNDGGNSSDTSDDDRDIESAEIPSVEIMDSASDDDMPTVTVAGKPYPLDEINDTLIADMTPQEKETYIQVYQDHFSHIYD